A single Phragmites australis chromosome 4, lpPhrAust1.1, whole genome shotgun sequence DNA region contains:
- the LOC133915744 gene encoding photosystem II protein D1-like, translated as MIAILERRKSTSLWGCFCNWITSTENRLYIGWFGVLMIPTLLTATFIFINAFIAAPLVDIDGIREPVSGSLLYGNNIISCAIIPTFAAIGLHFYPIWEAASVDEWLYNGGPYELIVLHFLLGVACYMGREWELSFRLGMRPWIVVAYSALVAAATTVFLIYPIGQGSFSDGMPLGISSTFNFVIVFQAEHNILMHPFHMLGVAGIFGGSLFSAMHGSLVTSSLIRETTKNESANEGYKFGQEEET; from the coding sequence ATGATTGCAATTTTAGAGAGACGCAAAAGTACAAGCCTGTGGGGTTGCTTCTGCAACTGGATAACTAGCACCGAAAACCGTCTttacatcggatggttcggtgttttGATGATCCCTACCTTATTGACCGCAACTTTCATATTTATTAATGCCTTCATCGCTGCCCCTCTAGTAGATATTGATGGTATTCGTGAGCCTGTTTCTGGTTCTTTACTTTATGGAAACAATATTATCTCTTGTGCCATTATTCCTACTTTTGCAGCGATCGGATTGCATTTTTACCCAATTTGGGAAGCTGCATCTGTTGATGAATGGTTATACAATGGTGGTCCTTATGAGCTAATTGTTCTACACTTCTTACTTGGTGTAGCTTGTTATATGGGTCGTGAGTGGGAACTTAGTTTCCGTCTGGGTATGCGTCCTTGGATTGTTGTTGCATATTCAGCTCTTGTTGCAGCTGCTACTACTGTTTTCTTGATTTACCCTATTGGTCAAGGAAGTTTCTCTGATGGTATGCCTTTAGGAATATCTAGTACTTTCAACTTTGTGATTGTATTCCAGGCGGAGCACAACATCCTTATGCATCCATTCCACATGTTAGGTGTAGCTGGTATATTCGGCGGTTCCCTATTCAGTGCTATGCATGGTTCCTTGGTAACCTCTAGTTTGATCAGGGAAACTACTAAAAATGAATCTGCTAATGAGGGTTACAAATTTGGTCAAGAGGAAGAGACTTAG
- the LOC133914211 gene encoding trihelix transcription factor ASR3-like — MDTMGGSGDLPGQAGDDEARNAMAGAVTVARDYRRGNWTLPETMLLIEAKRKVHEERHPGDQGLARWPWVEDYCWRAGCRRSQNQCNDRWDNLMRDYKKVRAYELAGAGAPSYWAMGRVERKERGLPSNLLREIYDAMGEVVGRRMSMGCAGAAFLRASSSLLDVPMHASPLAQVHSRPLPLEHETHGHSATHGSSESPERKRRRPSLDELQQRSGTPTPGTLGHHQEPGHHREDDHDDESSDSDDLSGAIGQCAAILSEALESREAAEERRHREVMAMEERRGRTRQARREAGEQCVVGLASAVNQLAGSILALAAAKHKDKGGPAAPK, encoded by the exons ATGGACACCATGGGCGGCTCCGGTGACCTGCCTGGCCAAGCAGGAGACGATGAGGCCAGGAACGCCATGGCCGGCGCCGTAACGGTGGCGAGGGATTACCGGAGGGGGAACTGGACACTGCCGGAGACGATGCTGCTCATCGAGGCCAAGAGGAAGGTGCACGAGGAGCGGCACCCGGGGGACCAGGGCCTGGCGCGGTGGCCGTGGGTGGAGGACTACTGCTGGCGCGCCGGCTGCCGGCGCAGCCAGAACCAGTGCAACGACCGCTGGGACAACCTCATGCGGGACTACAAGAAGGTGCGCGCGTACGAGCTGGCGGGCGCCGGCGCCCCCAGCTACTGGGCTATGGGCAGGGTggaaaggaaggagaggggccTCCCCAGCAACCTCCTCCGCGAGATATATGACGCCATGGGCGAAGTCGTCGGGAGGAGGATGAGCATGGGCTGCGCCGGCGCTGCGTTCTTGAGGGCGTCCTCCAGCCTCCTCGATGTCCCCATGCATGCTTCCCCGCTCGCTCAAGTCCATTCCCGACCTCTCCCTCTAG AACATGAGACGCACGGGCACAGCGCGACGCACGGCAGCTCCGAGTCGCCGGagaggaagaggcggcggccgtCACTGGACGAGCTGCAGCAAAGGAGCGGCACGCCAACCCCTGGAACTCTCGGACATCATCAAGAACCAGGACACCACCGCGAGGACGATCACGACGACGAGAGCTCAGACTCCGACGACCTGAGCGGGGCGATCGGCCAGTGCGCGGCGATCCTCTCGGAGGCGCTGGAGAGCCGGGAGGCCGCGGAGGAGCGGCGGCACCGGGAGGTGATGGCGATGGAGGAGCGCCGCGGTCGCACGCGGCAGGCGCGGCGGGAGGCCGGCGAGCAGTGCGTTGTTGGGCTGGCCTCCGCCGTGAACCAGCTCGCCGGCTCGATACTGGCGCTAGCCGCCGCCAAGCACAAGGATAAGGGCGGCCCCGCCGCGCCCAAATGA